GACATCATCAAAGGAACTTTTCATTACCAATGAATCAAATGAAAATCCAGAATTTATCTGAGatgtattttcttcatttaaactACTATTGGGGGTTAACTCTGATTGTATTTCATTTCTCAAATCAAAGCTAACTCGTTTTTCATTTCCATACCCATTTCTATTGCTCGAAATATCTAAAGTAGTTCTCTTTAATGAACTTTTCCGTCTAGAGGCTAGAATACTAATCCTGTCCTGAGATATTACATTTAGACCTATTTCAGACCGTATTTCACTGGTGttcattaatgaatttttatttgtctCGAAAATGTGACTACCCATTATATCAGCATTTTCATTGCATTCTAAATGGCATCTGCCAATTTCATCTTCAggtattttagttattgtttcaGGTCCCTTTTCATCTTCATAAATAGACATATCACCCTCAGATACATTTTTAGACATAGATATTGTTTTATCTTCTGCTGTATAGTTCAAATCACTATTTACTTGTTCGTTATCTCCAGTACCAGAGtcataattttgttcaattctACCTACATTTTCACAAGACACCTTttctgttgaaatatttttattcaaactttccATATTTTGATTTTGCAGTGATAAATTATTACTTGTCTCACTTACTTGTACAAGGTCAGATGATTTCCCATTATATGTAGGAGATATATCAGGAACTTTGTTGTTATGAGCTAACTTTTTGCTACAAGACATTTCTTTTTCTTCTACTTTTGATGAAACGCTTATGTTAACATCATTATGTCTGACCATGCCAAATTGCTCAGTTTTAGACATTTCTTCAAACAGTTTTGAGTTGCGCTCTTTTTCTTTTGattcattcaaattttcatcCTTTTGAAAAGTAGAATATACTTTTTCTTCTGGTGTAGCACTGGTGTCATCTCTCATTGAATTACATACTAAATAACTATCTCCAATTTCTGGGGTTTTGGTATTAGTATGATTATTTTCAGTACAATTTAATGTGTTGGAACAGCTTGAGATTTTAGTAATGGCTTGTAATGTAATATCTTTATCATTAATATCTTCTGATGTATTTCCTTTCACTAATAGTGATTcacagttttcttttaagttttcattattttcagaaGTAGAATATTCTTTTTCCTTTGCTCTTACACTCGTGTCATTTTTCattgaattatttactaaataagtaCCCTCAATTTCTACGGGTTTgatattaatatgattatttttcatacaatttgaTGTGTTGGAACAGCTTGAAATTTCTTCATTGATCTGTAAAGTAAATTCTTTATCGTTAATTTCTTCTGAAGAATTTCTCTTTGATACTAATGATTCAGGGTTTTCTTTAATATCTTGACAGTGATCATTTTCTACTAAAATAGAATGTTTATCACCACATATTTCTGTTGGTGTTGTATTGAGTGACTGCTGAAGTGAATCTGAGGAATTTAAGGCACTATCAAACAAATTCGGATCAACATTTGTCTCCCTcttttttaagcttttaaaaggTACTTGCTGAGAAAATGATGTATCACTTTGAGTCCCATTTAGTGTGTCATGAAACACATCATCAAAAATTGCAGTATTTACTTCTTTAGATTTCATTTTACGTTTTGATAACACAGGCTTTATAAATGAAGTGTCACTTTCTGAAGAAATGAGGTCCTTGTCAAATGAAACATTCTTAACACATTTCGTATTTCTTGTCTTCCTCCTggttataaattttgaaggagcAGGCATTGGACTATTAAAACTCTCATTTGAGGAatcaatttcaaaacaatttacaactGCAAGGGGTTTAGTTTTTCTTTGAAATGGACGTCGTACTTTGATTTCAGGACTGTCTGTTTCAGAATCTTTAATGTCTGACTCAAAAAGACTAGGCCTCGGCTTAGCTCGCTTTGGTCTTGTCCTGgtattaaatggttttttaaatacagATCTAGTTTGTTTTCCTAAGTCTACAATAGTGGAATCAGGTGGATATGGGCCTGACGATACATTAATACTGTCTGTGTTGTTTAAGGTAACATCAGGTAAATCACACTCAAAATCAGCAATTCGTTCAAAGAGAGATGAATCAGATGGAGGCATGGCATCTGAAACAGAAAACATCTGTATCAAGACaggattatttaaaatacaacatttaatttagttgttattcaactaaaatatcaaattttgttaaaaacatagattaaattatttttaatataaaaaaatatggaatatttaaaaCTCCATGTTCCTATCATATGTATGGCAAAAATTATCTTGACTcttttctttaacatttaaaatttaaaaaaacattaatttatattaaatttaaattaggagTACATTTATTCTTCCTGTGACATTGCAAAAA
The Homalodisca vitripennis isolate AUS2020 chromosome 4, UT_GWSS_2.1, whole genome shotgun sequence DNA segment above includes these coding regions:
- the LOC124360319 gene encoding glutamic acid-rich protein-like, with the translated sequence MPRRSKKSPMDISMDPVLQDYNVSTSLEDKNTDAMPPSDSSLFERIADFECDLPDVTLNNTDSINVSSGPYPPDSTIVDLGKQTRSVFKKPFNTRTRPKRAKPRPSLFESDIKDSETDSPEIKVRRPFQRKTKPLAVVNCFEIDSSNESFNSPMPAPSKFITRRKTRNTKCVKNVSFDKDLISSESDTSFIKPVLSKRKMKSKEVNTAIFDDVFHDTLNGTQSDTSFSQQVPFKSLKKRETNVDPNLFDSALNSSDSLQQSLNTTPTEICGDKHSILVENDHCQDIKENPESLVSKRNSSEEINDKEFTLQINEEISSCSNTSNCMKNNHINIKPVEIEGTYLVNNSMKNDTSVRAKEKEYSTSENNENLKENCESLLVKGNTSEDINDKDITLQAITKISSCSNTLNCTENNHTNTKTPEIGDSYLVCNSMRDDTSATPEEKVYSTFQKDENLNESKEKERNSKLFEEMSKTEQFGMVRHNDVNISVSSKVEEKEMSCSKKLAHNNKVPDISPTYNGKSSDLVQVSETSNNLSLQNQNMESLNKNISTEKVSCENVGRIEQNYDSGTGDNEQVNSDLNYTAEDKTISMSKNVSEGDMSIYEDEKGPETITKIPEDEIGRCHLECNENADIMGSHIFETNKNSLMNTSEIRSEIGLNVISQDRISILASRRKSSLKRTTLDISSNRNGYGNEKRVSFDLRNEIQSELTPNSSLNEENTSQINSGFSFDSLVMKSSFDDVSSESEFIDIHPSKSKSSSYSLNVDFSTAHSNKIQKASENKTVSITSKHDNTSSDDDKHECQEVQIVTDVEKVKENTLNIKDDTEEDEVENEEEDDEEEPEVDEEDDEEEVEEEEEVEEEEEEEEEEEEEEEVDEEVENEMESTIERSEHPDTMRAIVGSNASSKEKNETILQHDSIESQEYLPVQNENSQSDCNRKVELQNVSKNKQKKTTEHNVFRVPHPVPLPKRKLQKILDKIPISELKKKRKKVIPDLTREQMQQNEIDEALTKRKKQGSLLTKRPSNKLKMPKKWVAPGIYDLIIEKLKCRYGIRSHVQAEKVVLNLVEYVGRVVKSNDEYFSIVDEMKKELASLGIVNTHWEFYRLASRYFTGDFFDKVYMSGIKNPYEPDNIFGTIL